The proteins below are encoded in one region of Flavobacterium nackdongense:
- a CDS encoding zinc-dependent peptidase encodes MIIYHLVLIYIGILFLLLILYRIVEPAYMLIFNKPLYIHFYLFPKKLTKIQKQIIEKEFLFFKRLTPKNKIYFEHRVASFIKKYPFIGKEEILITDEMKIIIAATYISLTFGMRHYLIDLFTKIIVYPSAYFSTSKQQFHKGEFNPKMKAVVFSWEDFILGHQTTNDNINLGLHEFSHILHFHGLKSNDPSAIIFYDQYNKVITYYNDANLNKKLSEQGYFREYAYENRFEFIAVILEHFFETPQLFKINYPELYQDVSSMINYDENNFE; translated from the coding sequence ATGATTATCTACCATTTAGTTTTAATTTATATTGGGATATTATTTTTGCTGCTAATCTTGTATAGAATTGTAGAGCCAGCGTATATGCTGATTTTCAACAAACCATTATATATTCATTTCTACCTTTTTCCAAAAAAACTGACCAAAATTCAAAAACAAATTATAGAAAAAGAGTTTTTGTTTTTTAAACGGTTGACACCAAAAAATAAAATATATTTTGAACATCGAGTAGCTTCTTTCATAAAAAAGTATCCATTTATCGGAAAGGAAGAAATTCTAATCACCGATGAAATGAAGATTATTATTGCTGCTACTTATATTTCCTTGACATTTGGAATGAGGCACTATCTTATTGATTTGTTTACTAAAATAATAGTATATCCATCTGCGTATTTTTCAACTTCAAAACAACAATTTCACAAAGGTGAATTCAATCCCAAAATGAAAGCGGTAGTTTTCTCTTGGGAAGATTTTATTCTTGGACATCAAACAACAAACGACAATATCAATCTAGGTCTTCACGAATTTTCGCATATACTTCATTTTCATGGATTGAAGAGCAACGATCCAAGTGCTATCATTTTTTATGACCAATATAATAAAGTCATCACCTATTACAATGATGCAAATCTGAACAAAAAATTATCTGAACAAGGATACTTCAGAGAATATGCTTATGAAAATCGTTTTGAATTCATTGCAGTAATTTTAGAACATTTCTTTGAAACGCCTCAGCTTTTTAAAATCAACTACCCCGAATTGTATCAAGATGTTTCATCGATGATTAATTACGACGAAAACAATTTTGAATAA
- a CDS encoding SdiA-regulated domain-containing protein: protein MKKKYIKQVLVTALLLFHSYSEAQTLLHYWNFNTNTSVAAITTPTTTNVPGASLNAIISGSSIIDFVGGTGSNFNLFNFNTQNGDPSGAHLRFNTPIGSALVFALPTTGYQNIVVKYAANRSGSGAGTQVWSYTADGTTYNAFTNVIPSSTDPALVTLDFSVITAANNNANFKLKVEFQQGNGGLVGNNRFDNFTAEGTSFSSGPDAIAPIATMLPANGASNVASNVKPTIAFNENVRLLNNDAISNTNIDAVVELRLGNPSGALVPFDATFAANTITINPTSLLSNNQMYYVALLPNAVEDESDNAITALQSASFSTAIPNVSLSVSSNVGTEAGTTNVTVTATASSVVNADQTVNLSVAGTFITAGDYTLSSNLITILDGQTTGSVSFTVVNDALVENTEAATVTISNPSSGIILGATTAQSITIIDNETPLNINLSNYVRVGRYNLPEPTRTTAPTNNLLAQEVSAVTYNWDTDTLFLIGDGSTAIVQVSKSGQLIDTMTLAQGTSPQGTEFYDTEGITYIGGGQFVLCEERDRKLVKFTYVAGSTLIRTATQTVTIGTPIGNVGTEGLSYDPLTSGYIVLKETTPIGVFQTGVDFAAGTATNGSASTVNSTNLFDPALMGLTDVADVFAMSNIPSLSSLPLYNNLLVLSQENAKIVNIDRNGVIANSLTIVSDPGNPLDVANQQHEGLTMDRDGILYVTSENGGGDINHPQLWVYAPSSLQNLAPTAIALANTTTTLVENSNTSAALKVSDIIVTDDGLGTNSFSLSGADANFFQIIGASLYIKAGTVLDYETKTSYSVTVNVDDTSIGTTPDASVNYALTITDVTNEIAPVVAVTVSEVAPWSSGTASVTADWFEVTNNGATALDITGWKVDDSSNLFTSALALTGITSIAPGESVIFLETGATNAATIVANFKSTWFGTNVPANLQVGTYTGAGIGLSTAGDAVNLFDASGTVKANVSFGAATTNFTFNNATGLNNTAVTTLSQVGVNEAFAAKNDVNQIGSPGTVGKLFISEVAPWSSGSSPVAADWFEVTNTKAVAVDITGWKIDDNSQSPVGAAALNGITSINPGESVIFIETTDLAGKTAAFLSNWFGSNPPAGLRIGSYSGSGGLGTGGDQVNLYNATNTTPQTSVLFGASPAVAPFGTFDNSAGLNSLVSPITPLSAVGVNGAFVAANSAVEIGSPGTFILSGGSLSTNDFSVSESFNVIAYPNPFDTGFQLDLKTTSTDEVHMKVYDMSGKLVEVRKLDTSELKNINTGNTYTSGIYNVILTQGQNAKTVRVIKK from the coding sequence ATGAAAAAAAAGTACATCAAGCAGGTACTAGTTACCGCACTATTACTGTTCCATTCTTATTCTGAGGCTCAGACACTTTTACATTATTGGAATTTCAATACCAATACTTCCGTGGCTGCGATTACAACTCCAACAACAACCAACGTTCCAGGCGCGTCATTAAATGCGATTATTTCCGGAAGTAGTATAATTGATTTTGTTGGAGGAACCGGATCAAACTTTAATCTTTTTAATTTCAATACCCAAAATGGGGATCCTTCGGGGGCACATTTGCGTTTTAATACTCCAATTGGGAGCGCTTTAGTTTTCGCACTGCCTACAACTGGGTATCAAAACATTGTTGTGAAGTACGCAGCAAATCGTTCGGGTTCAGGTGCAGGAACCCAAGTTTGGTCGTATACCGCAGATGGGACAACCTACAATGCTTTTACAAATGTGATACCTAGCAGCACTGATCCTGCTTTAGTAACATTGGATTTTTCTGTCATTACCGCTGCAAACAATAATGCCAACTTCAAACTAAAAGTTGAGTTTCAACAAGGAAATGGAGGCTTAGTTGGAAACAATCGATTTGATAATTTTACAGCAGAAGGTACTAGTTTTAGCAGTGGTCCAGACGCAATTGCTCCTATTGCTACTATGCTTCCTGCGAATGGAGCTAGTAATGTAGCTTCAAATGTAAAACCAACAATAGCTTTTAACGAAAATGTTAGATTATTGAACAACGATGCTATTTCAAATACCAATATTGATGCAGTTGTTGAATTAAGATTGGGCAATCCTTCAGGAGCTTTGGTGCCTTTTGATGCTACTTTTGCAGCCAACACAATCACTATAAATCCTACTTCACTTTTATCCAATAATCAAATGTATTATGTAGCCTTATTGCCTAATGCCGTTGAGGACGAAAGCGATAATGCTATCACAGCGCTACAATCAGCTAGTTTTTCAACAGCGATTCCTAATGTATCGTTATCCGTAAGTAGCAATGTGGGTACCGAAGCTGGAACCACAAATGTTACAGTTACGGCAACGGCTTCCTCTGTTGTCAATGCTGACCAAACAGTGAATCTTTCTGTTGCAGGAACTTTTATTACTGCGGGTGATTACACGTTAAGTTCTAATCTTATAACCATTTTAGACGGTCAAACCACAGGAAGCGTTTCATTTACAGTTGTGAATGATGCCTTAGTTGAGAATACTGAAGCTGCTACTGTGACGATAAGTAATCCGTCATCAGGAATTATACTAGGAGCAACTACTGCTCAGTCAATAACTATTATCGATAATGAAACGCCTTTAAATATAAATCTTTCGAATTACGTTAGAGTAGGTCGTTATAATTTGCCTGAGCCAACTCGTACCACTGCTCCAACAAATAATTTGTTAGCGCAAGAAGTATCGGCAGTAACCTATAATTGGGATACAGACACACTTTTTCTTATTGGTGACGGAAGCACAGCCATTGTTCAGGTTTCTAAATCAGGGCAATTGATCGATACGATGACTTTGGCACAAGGAACCAGTCCGCAAGGAACTGAGTTTTATGATACAGAAGGAATCACTTATATTGGTGGAGGCCAGTTTGTATTGTGCGAAGAACGTGATAGAAAGTTGGTTAAATTCACTTATGTTGCGGGCTCAACTCTTATCAGAACTGCTACTCAAACAGTAACTATTGGTACACCAATTGGGAATGTGGGAACCGAGGGGCTTTCATATGATCCACTAACTTCTGGATATATTGTTTTAAAAGAAACTACCCCAATCGGTGTTTTTCAAACAGGAGTTGATTTTGCTGCAGGAACAGCTACCAATGGTTCGGCTTCAACTGTGAATTCTACGAATCTTTTTGATCCCGCTTTGATGGGTCTTACCGATGTTGCCGATGTTTTCGCAATGTCTAATATCCCATCGTTAAGCAGTTTGCCTTTGTATAATAATTTGCTGGTTTTGAGTCAGGAAAATGCCAAAATTGTAAATATTGACCGAAACGGAGTTATTGCCAATAGTTTGACTATTGTATCAGACCCCGGAAATCCATTAGATGTTGCCAATCAACAGCACGAAGGGCTTACTATGGATCGTGATGGTATTTTGTATGTTACGAGTGAGAATGGCGGTGGGGATATTAATCACCCTCAATTGTGGGTTTATGCTCCTTCTTCATTGCAAAATCTAGCACCAACGGCTATTGCCTTGGCCAATACCACTACCACTCTTGTAGAAAATTCAAATACCTCTGCAGCCCTCAAGGTTTCGGATATTATTGTAACCGATGATGGCTTGGGTACCAATAGTTTTTCTTTATCGGGTGCTGATGCCAATTTTTTTCAAATTATTGGGGCAAGTTTGTATATCAAAGCCGGAACGGTGTTGGATTATGAAACGAAAACAAGTTATAGTGTTACCGTCAATGTTGACGATACATCAATTGGAACTACTCCCGATGCGTCGGTTAATTATGCATTAACTATCACTGATGTGACGAACGAAATTGCTCCGGTTGTTGCGGTAACCGTTTCAGAAGTAGCTCCTTGGTCAAGTGGTACCGCATCGGTCACGGCAGATTGGTTTGAAGTGACTAATAATGGCGCTACTGCTCTTGATATTACCGGTTGGAAAGTGGATGACAGCTCCAATTTATTTACCTCCGCTTTAGCTTTAACAGGTATTACAAGTATTGCACCTGGAGAATCGGTCATTTTCTTAGAGACTGGCGCTACAAATGCAGCAACAATTGTAGCCAATTTCAAATCGACTTGGTTTGGCACAAATGTTCCTGCTAATTTGCAAGTTGGAACTTATACAGGTGCTGGAATTGGATTAAGTACGGCTGGTGATGCCGTTAATTTATTTGATGCTTCAGGAACGGTAAAAGCGAATGTTAGTTTTGGTGCAGCTACCACAAACTTCACTTTTAATAATGCTACGGGTTTAAACAACACAGCAGTTACCACTTTGAGTCAAGTTGGAGTTAATGAAGCATTTGCAGCTAAGAATGATGTGAATCAAATTGGATCACCTGGAACGGTGGGTAAATTGTTTATTTCAGAAGTGGCGCCTTGGTCTAGCGGAAGCAGTCCAGTTGCCGCCGATTGGTTCGAAGTTACGAATACTAAAGCCGTAGCCGTTGATATTACAGGTTGGAAAATAGATGATAATTCACAATCTCCCGTGGGTGCAGCAGCATTAAATGGCATTACTAGTATCAATCCTGGAGAATCGGTAATCTTTATTGAAACTACTGATTTGGCCGGAAAAACAGCAGCTTTTTTAAGCAACTGGTTTGGTTCAAATCCTCCTGCAGGTTTAAGAATAGGAAGTTACTCGGGTTCTGGCGGTTTAGGAACCGGTGGTGACCAAGTAAATTTGTATAATGCGACAAATACTACTCCGCAAACTTCAGTATTATTTGGTGCATCACCAGCTGTAGCTCCCTTTGGTACTTTTGATAATTCAGCTGGGCTAAACAGTTTGGTAAGTCCAATTACTCCATTGAGTGCTGTAGGTGTAAATGGTGCTTTTGTTGCAGCAAATAGTGCGGTAGAAATTGGTTCGCCGGGAACTTTTATCTTATCAGGTGGCAGTTTGTCAACGAACGATTTTTCTGTAAGCGAAAGTTTTAATGTCATTGCTTATCCAAACCCTTTTGATACAGGATTTCAATTGGATTTAAAAACAACTAGTACTGATGAGGTACATATGAAGGTCTATGATATGAGCGGAAAATTGGTGGAAGTTCGAAAGTTGGACACATCTGAATTGAAAAATATAAATACTGGAAATACTTATACTTCGGGTATTTATAATGTTATTTTGACACAAGGACAAAATGCCAAAACAGTACGTGTGATTAAAAAATAG
- the rpe gene encoding ribulose-phosphate 3-epimerase, producing MKNTIIAPSVLAADFANLQRDIEMINNSEADWFHIDIMDGVFVPNISFGMPVLAAIAKHAKKTIDVHLMIVDPDRYIKTFADLGANILTVHYEACPHLHRTLQAIKAEGMKAGVALNPHTNIDLLEDVIQDIDMVCIMSVNPGFGGQSFIENTYSKVKKLKDLIHRKGANTIIEIDGGVTNKNAKQLTEAGAEVLVAGSFVFNAVHPTQTIADLKKLLSI from the coding sequence ATGAAAAATACAATTATTGCACCTTCAGTTCTTGCTGCTGATTTTGCCAATTTGCAACGGGACATCGAAATGATTAACAATTCTGAAGCCGATTGGTTTCATATTGATATTATGGACGGTGTTTTTGTTCCTAATATTTCCTTTGGAATGCCTGTTTTGGCAGCCATTGCAAAACACGCTAAAAAAACGATCGATGTTCACTTGATGATTGTGGATCCAGACCGATACATTAAAACTTTTGCCGATTTAGGGGCAAATATTTTGACTGTTCATTACGAAGCTTGCCCTCATCTGCATAGGACACTTCAAGCGATCAAAGCCGAGGGGATGAAAGCAGGAGTAGCTTTGAATCCTCATACCAATATTGATTTGCTAGAAGATGTAATTCAAGACATTGATATGGTTTGTATTATGAGTGTGAATCCTGGTTTTGGAGGACAATCTTTTATCGAAAACACCTATTCTAAAGTAAAAAAATTAAAAGATTTAATCCATCGAAAAGGAGCAAATACCATTATCGAAATTGACGGAGGTGTTACCAATAAAAATGCCAAACAATTGACAGAAGCGGGAGCTGAGGTTTTGGTTGCTGGCAGTTTTGTGTTTAACGCTGTACATCCTACCCAAACGATTGCTGATTTAAAGAAACTGCTTAGTATCTAA
- a CDS encoding sigma-70 family RNA polymerase sigma factor codes for MRQLKITKQVTNRETASLDKYLQEIGKVDLITADEEVELAQKIKAGDQRALEKLTKANLRFVVSVAKQYQNQGLTLPDLINEGNLGLIKAAQRFDETRGFKFISYAVWWIRQSILQALAEQSRIVRLPLNKIGSINKINKMYALLEQSNERPPTAEEIAKELDMTVNDVRESMKNSGRHLSMDAPLVEGEDSNLYDVLRSGESPNPDRSLIQESLRTEIERSLETLTPREADVVRLYFGLGDQHPMTLEEIGETFDLTRERVRQIKEKAIRRLKHTSRSKILKTYLG; via the coding sequence ATGAGACAACTTAAAATCACCAAGCAGGTAACCAATCGTGAAACTGCATCATTAGACAAGTACTTACAGGAAATTGGAAAAGTGGATTTAATCACTGCCGATGAAGAAGTAGAATTGGCACAAAAGATTAAAGCTGGCGATCAAAGAGCTTTAGAAAAATTGACCAAAGCCAATTTGCGTTTCGTAGTTTCGGTAGCTAAACAATACCAAAATCAAGGTTTGACACTTCCCGATTTGATCAACGAAGGGAATTTAGGTTTGATAAAAGCAGCACAACGTTTTGATGAAACACGTGGTTTCAAATTCATTTCGTATGCCGTTTGGTGGATTCGTCAATCGATTTTACAAGCTTTGGCCGAACAATCTCGTATCGTTCGTTTGCCTTTGAACAAAATTGGTTCTATCAATAAAATCAATAAAATGTATGCTTTGTTAGAGCAATCTAACGAAAGACCACCAACAGCGGAAGAAATTGCCAAAGAGTTGGATATGACCGTAAATGATGTAAGAGAATCAATGAAAAATTCGGGTCGTCACCTATCAATGGATGCTCCGTTGGTTGAAGGGGAAGATTCAAACCTTTACGATGTATTGCGTTCAGGCGAATCGCCAAATCCAGACAGAAGTTTGATTCAAGAATCATTGCGTACCGAAATTGAGCGTTCGTTAGAAACACTAACTCCAAGAGAAGCCGATGTGGTGCGTTTGTATTTTGGACTTGGCGATCAGCATCCAATGACTTTAGAAGAAATAGGGGAGACTTTCGACCTGACTCGTGAGCGTGTGCGCCAAATTAAAGAAAAAGCCATTCGCAGATTGAAACATACTTCAAGAAGTAAAATATTAAAAACTTACCTAGGATAA
- a CDS encoding LytR/AlgR family response regulator transcription factor: MDNINVLIIEDTPEQSDALSKVLLANNYNVVGIARTYTDALKLFYSQTIDIIVIDVFLDGKPDGITFAETINIIPNASKPFVFLTSSQDRQIFERAKLTKPFSFLMKPFNELEILYALEMAVEKFYEQNNVFLSEDQDTVISNDFLFIKKKNALKKVAINAILYIEVEDRYCNIITEGEKFVILISLTKISALLDANTFIRTHRNIMVNVSKIEEIILADNLVVLKGGHKVNLSNSYKDFIKKMNILS; the protein is encoded by the coding sequence ATGGATAATATCAATGTATTAATCATAGAAGACACTCCCGAGCAAAGTGATGCACTTTCCAAGGTGTTGTTGGCTAATAATTACAATGTTGTGGGTATTGCCAGAACTTATACCGATGCGTTAAAACTGTTTTATTCGCAAACTATCGACATCATTGTAATCGATGTGTTTCTTGACGGCAAACCCGACGGAATCACTTTTGCAGAGACCATCAACATTATTCCAAATGCTTCCAAACCATTTGTGTTTTTGACTAGTTCCCAAGATCGACAAATTTTTGAAAGAGCAAAATTGACCAAACCATTCAGCTTTTTGATGAAACCGTTCAATGAATTGGAAATTCTTTATGCTTTGGAAATGGCTGTCGAAAAATTCTATGAGCAAAATAATGTCTTTCTTAGTGAAGATCAAGATACCGTCATCAGCAATGATTTTCTGTTTATAAAAAAGAAAAATGCGCTTAAAAAAGTCGCTATCAATGCCATACTTTATATTGAAGTTGAGGACCGTTATTGTAATATTATTACCGAAGGCGAAAAATTTGTCATTCTAATTTCGTTGACCAAAATCAGTGCTTTGCTGGATGCTAATACATTTATTAGAACCCATCGCAATATTATGGTCAACGTTTCGAAAATTGAAGAAATTATCCTTGCAGACAATCTCGTTGTTTTGAAAGGTGGGCATAAAGTAAATCTGAGTAATTCCTACAAAGACTTCATCAAAAAAATGAATATTTTGTCGTAA
- a CDS encoding tetratricopeptide repeat-containing sensor histidine kinase — translation MSKFKVVLLFVALFSPILIQSQKTTFEEELKKDIFKKASALKTNTNFNKAQTFYFKKNWDSTLVYSMKCLNAKPKRDLADYCHVFRGVSFRELKLFKEAKKEFLLVTINFPIYNFIYSSLGSVCLELNEFDKAIFYYQKADSYPNKNSNNSDKNIVYENLGVCYLHLKQFEKAENYFFKFKEIKEKEKDTINLFKVYTNIANLYYEQYKDLQAIPYFEKAYTLSQKVKDFNIKRKAALNMAAVEENRDNFKQALVYRKEFEKWKDSINDQNKIWAVADFEKKFAVAQKQKQIQVLEVESQLKESQRNWLFFSAISMFLLLTSGVYFYAQKVKNAKIILLQKNKLDELNAAKDQLFSIVSHDLRSSVNALKTSNAKLSETLETKNYDELNQLIIQNSGIANGAYSLLDNLLHWALLQTKQLYFHQESVHLFSIIQQIEYNYKPLLIDKSITFDTSVAKNIFIFVDLDSLKIVLRNLLDNAIKFSNENGKISFYIQEDNPKSCQLVLEDNGLGMDEETINEILKDDELLVKKGKSEAIGTGLGMQLCKQMIKKNGGTIRIESELHKGTKMILTLPKTEQNG, via the coding sequence ATGTCCAAATTTAAAGTTGTGCTCCTTTTCGTTGCACTTTTTTCTCCTATTTTGATTCAATCTCAAAAAACAACATTTGAAGAAGAGCTAAAAAAGGACATTTTTAAAAAAGCTAGCGCTTTAAAAACAAATACAAATTTTAATAAGGCTCAAACTTTCTACTTTAAAAAAAACTGGGATTCCACTTTGGTCTATTCAATGAAATGTTTAAATGCTAAACCTAAAAGAGATCTTGCTGATTATTGTCATGTTTTCAGGGGAGTTAGTTTTAGAGAGTTAAAACTGTTTAAAGAAGCTAAAAAAGAATTTTTATTAGTAACCATTAATTTTCCTATTTACAATTTTATATACAGTAGCCTTGGTTCGGTTTGTTTAGAATTAAACGAATTCGACAAGGCTATTTTTTATTATCAAAAGGCCGATTCTTATCCTAATAAGAACTCAAATAATAGTGATAAAAATATTGTTTATGAGAATTTAGGAGTCTGTTATTTGCATTTAAAACAGTTTGAAAAAGCAGAAAATTATTTTTTTAAATTCAAGGAAATCAAAGAAAAAGAAAAAGATACTATCAATCTTTTTAAAGTCTACACTAATATTGCCAATTTATATTACGAACAGTATAAGGACCTACAGGCTATACCTTATTTCGAAAAAGCCTATACCTTGTCTCAAAAAGTAAAGGATTTTAATATAAAAAGAAAGGCTGCATTAAATATGGCTGCTGTTGAAGAAAATAGAGACAACTTCAAGCAAGCCTTAGTCTACAGAAAAGAATTTGAGAAATGGAAAGATTCTATCAACGACCAAAATAAAATTTGGGCAGTAGCTGATTTTGAGAAAAAGTTTGCTGTAGCTCAAAAGCAAAAACAAATACAAGTCCTTGAAGTAGAAAGTCAATTAAAGGAGAGTCAACGAAATTGGCTGTTTTTCTCTGCAATTAGCATGTTTTTATTGTTAACGTCGGGAGTATATTTCTATGCACAAAAGGTTAAAAATGCCAAAATAATCCTCCTTCAAAAAAACAAACTCGACGAACTCAATGCTGCCAAAGACCAACTTTTCTCCATCGTAAGTCACGATTTGCGTTCCTCTGTTAATGCGCTGAAAACAAGTAATGCCAAATTATCGGAAACATTGGAAACCAAAAATTACGACGAATTAAACCAATTAATTATTCAAAATAGTGGCATTGCCAACGGAGCTTATAGTTTGTTGGACAACTTATTGCATTGGGCACTGTTGCAAACCAAGCAATTGTATTTTCATCAAGAATCGGTGCATTTGTTCTCGATTATTCAGCAAATCGAATACAACTACAAACCTTTACTAATAGACAAATCCATTACTTTTGATACTTCTGTTGCCAAAAATATTTTTATCTTCGTGGATCTCGATTCGCTAAAAATTGTGCTTCGAAATTTGCTAGATAATGCCATCAAATTTTCGAATGAAAACGGCAAAATCAGTTTTTATATCCAAGAAGATAATCCCAAATCCTGTCAACTTGTCTTGGAAGATAATGGCTTGGGAATGGATGAAGAAACTATTAATGAAATCCTGAAAGACGACGAATTATTAGTCAAAAAAGGAAAGTCCGAAGCCATTGGAACTGGGCTCGGAATGCAGTTGTGCAAACAAATGATCAAGAAAAATGGAGGAACAATTCGAATAGAAAGTGAACTCCACAAAGGAACTAAAATGATATTGACGTTACCAAAAACAGAACAAAATGGATAA
- a CDS encoding polyribonucleotide nucleotidyltransferase — protein MIPQVSKEIIDLGDGRSISIETGKLAKQADGSVVVQMGNAMLLATVVSARKASPGVDFLPLTVDYREKFAAAGRFPGGFFKREARPTDGEVLTMRLVDRVLRPLFPDDYHAETQVMIQLMSHDEDVMPDALAGLAASAALAISDIPFSTLISEVRVARVDGKFIINPSRAQLELSDIDMMIGASTDSIAMVEGEMKEISELEMVEAIKFAHEAIKLQIVAQEKLVAKVGKKETRTYEEEREDEAIYAKVKAAAYDKIYAIAKVGSGKHERSAAFDAVKDEVKALFTAEELAENGDLVGKYFYKTNKEAVRNVILDLGLRLDGRKTTEIRPIWAEVDYLPSVHGSSIFTRGETQALATATLGTSREANQIDSPSEQGEEKFYLHYNFPPFSTGEAKPLRGTSRREVGHGNLAQRALKNMIPADCPYTIRIVSEVLESNGSSSMATVCAGTLALMDAGIQMVKPVSGIAMGLITDGDRFAVLSDILGDEDHLGDMDFKVTGTADGITACQMDIKIEGLKYNIMEEALAQAREGRLHILGKITDTLAAPKADVKAYAPKIITRTIPGNFIGALIGPGGKVIQELQKATGTTIVINEVDEQGVIEILGTDPAGIEAVLAKIQSITFKPQMGEAYEVKVIKMLDFGAVVEYTAAPGNEVLLHVSELAWERTENVSDVVKMGDVFQVKYLGLDPKTRKEKVSKKALLQRPPREERKE, from the coding sequence ATGATTCCACAAGTTTCAAAAGAGATTATCGATTTAGGAGATGGCAGAAGCATCTCAATCGAGACCGGAAAATTGGCCAAACAAGCCGACGGTTCAGTAGTAGTACAAATGGGAAATGCAATGTTGCTAGCAACAGTAGTATCGGCCCGTAAAGCAAGTCCAGGAGTAGACTTCCTTCCTCTTACGGTAGATTACCGTGAAAAATTTGCAGCAGCAGGACGTTTTCCTGGTGGATTTTTCAAAAGAGAAGCTAGACCTACCGATGGTGAGGTATTAACAATGAGATTGGTTGACCGTGTATTGCGTCCGCTTTTCCCAGATGATTACCACGCCGAAACGCAAGTGATGATTCAATTGATGTCTCACGACGAAGATGTAATGCCAGATGCCTTAGCAGGTTTAGCGGCCTCAGCAGCCCTTGCTATTTCTGATATTCCTTTTTCAACTTTAATTTCTGAAGTACGTGTTGCACGTGTAGACGGAAAATTCATTATCAATCCAAGTCGTGCTCAGTTAGAATTGTCAGACATCGATATGATGATTGGTGCTTCGACAGATTCTATCGCAATGGTAGAAGGAGAGATGAAAGAAATTTCAGAATTGGAAATGGTAGAAGCGATTAAATTTGCTCACGAAGCGATTAAACTTCAAATTGTTGCTCAAGAGAAATTGGTTGCCAAAGTAGGTAAAAAAGAAACTCGTACTTACGAAGAAGAAAGAGAAGACGAAGCAATTTACGCTAAAGTAAAAGCGGCGGCTTACGATAAAATTTATGCTATTGCAAAAGTAGGTTCTGGCAAACACGAACGTTCTGCTGCATTTGATGCTGTAAAAGACGAAGTTAAAGCTTTGTTTACTGCTGAAGAATTAGCTGAAAACGGTGATTTAGTTGGAAAATATTTCTACAAAACCAATAAAGAAGCGGTTCGTAATGTGATTCTAGATTTAGGCTTACGTCTTGATGGAAGAAAAACTACCGAAATCCGTCCGATTTGGGCTGAGGTTGATTATTTGCCATCAGTTCACGGATCATCAATATTTACAAGAGGAGAAACTCAAGCATTGGCAACAGCCACTTTGGGAACTTCAAGAGAAGCGAATCAAATAGATTCTCCATCTGAACAAGGAGAAGAAAAATTCTATTTGCATTATAACTTCCCTCCATTTTCTACAGGAGAAGCAAAACCACTAAGAGGAACGTCAAGAAGAGAAGTAGGTCACGGAAACTTGGCTCAAAGAGCCTTGAAAAATATGATTCCTGCGGATTGTCCCTATACAATTCGTATAGTTTCAGAAGTATTGGAATCGAATGGTTCTTCTTCTATGGCAACAGTTTGTGCTGGAACCTTGGCTTTGATGGACGCAGGTATACAAATGGTAAAACCAGTTTCTGGAATTGCTATGGGATTGATTACTGACGGCGATCGTTTTGCTGTATTGTCTGATATTTTGGGTGACGAAGATCACTTGGGAGATATGGACTTTAAAGTAACAGGAACTGCTGACGGAATCACGGCTTGTCAGATGGATATTAAAATCGAAGGATTGAAATACAACATCATGGAAGAAGCTTTGGCTCAAGCGCGTGAAGGTCGTTTGCATATCCTTGGAAAAATCACCGATACATTGGCAGCTCCAAAAGCAGATGTAAAAGCGTATGCTCCAAAAATTATCACAAGAACAATTCCTGGTAACTTTATTGGTGCTTTGATTGGACCTGGTGGAAAAGTAATTCAAGAATTACAAAAAGCTACGGGAACAACGATTGTTATCAACGAAGTAGACGAGCAAGGAGTTATCGAAATTCTGGGTACAGATCCTGCTGGAATTGAAGCGGTATTGGCCAAAATCCAATCGATCACTTTCAAACCACAAATGGGCGAAGCTTACGAAGTGAAAGTAATCAAAATGCTTGATTTTGGTGCGGTTGTAGAATATACTGCGGCTCCTGGAAACGAAGTATTGCTTCACGTATCAGAACTAGCTTGGGAACGCACAGAAAACGTTTCGGATGTTGTGAAAATGGGCGATGTATTCCAAGTGAAATACTTAGGACTTGATCCAAAAACACGCAAAGAAAAAGTGTCCAAAAAAGCACTTTTGCAAAGACCTCCACGTGAGGAAAGAAAAGAGTAA